From the genome of Vibrio porteresiae DSM 19223, one region includes:
- a CDS encoding STAS domain-containing protein: MSSEDNVFFMPSSVTIYDAVEVYKDLMVSLPECISLKETQEVDTCGIQLLLCVQKELKSLGRPFYLIDIQPDIAHKLKLFSLSFSQQEA, from the coding sequence ATGAGCAGCGAAGATAACGTCTTTTTTATGCCTTCATCGGTGACGATTTATGATGCCGTTGAAGTGTATAAAGATCTTATGGTTTCGTTACCTGAATGTATTTCGCTTAAGGAGACACAAGAGGTAGATACCTGCGGTATCCAATTATTACTCTGTGTCCAAAAGGAGCTTAAATCTTTAGGTCGACCTTTTTATCTTATCGATATTCAGCCGGATATTGCGCACAAGCTTAAATTGTTTTCGCTCTCATTCAGTCAACAAGAGGCTTGA
- a CDS encoding response regulator, with translation MSKTVLVVDDSPSVRQVVSMVLKASGHKVTEAGNGIEGLEKLQGNKFNLIVCDVNMPEMDGLTFVEHARQLESCKFTPILMLTTETKDEMRERAKAMGVRAWLVKPFQPQVLLSAIAKLA, from the coding sequence GTGAGTAAAACAGTATTAGTCGTGGATGACTCTCCATCAGTGCGCCAAGTGGTCAGCATGGTATTGAAAGCAAGCGGTCACAAAGTCACCGAGGCAGGCAATGGCATCGAAGGTCTCGAAAAGCTGCAAGGGAACAAATTTAATCTCATTGTTTGCGACGTCAATATGCCTGAAATGGATGGATTAACCTTTGTTGAACATGCGCGGCAATTAGAGAGCTGCAAATTTACGCCCATCTTAATGCTTACCACAGAAACCAAGGATGAGATGCGTGAGCGCGCCAAGGCAATGGGAGTGAGAGCTTGGTTGGTAAAACCATTTCAACCGCAAGTACTACTAAGTGCGATTGCCAAGTTGGCGTGA